One Antedon mediterranea chromosome 1, ecAntMedi1.1, whole genome shotgun sequence genomic window, GCtgttttttattgaatgaatggctattattttgtaaataattaaacttctttgaaaaatattaaattaatatttaaaaaatctgaTATTTTgaagttaaataatttatttatacatacGAAAATGgttgtttataaattataaatgttttcgtTTTTTTGTAGACACATTTTTTTGCAAGTAGGATTCTTATTAACTATCATAATTAACAGTATTTCTATTTCTCACATTATTTGTTGTGTAATAATtactattttctttttatttctatGAATCAAAATGACAATTAAATTATATCCTTGTTATCAATGAGATCATTTCTTATTATTTGTGCTAATTCATAAAATACTGGGAAATTATTTAGCAATTTCCCTAACAATTGTGCCTTATCATGCATGATAATCAGCTCTTGGATTTACTGCTGTATGACATGGCATTCATCAACCAATCAGAAGCCTCCATTTGGAGGTGTGTCAGATACAATAGATAATACTTTTCCTGATAATAGTTTTGTTTACTCATGAAGGCTTGTAAACAATACACTGTGTGTTGTTGCAATTCCTTACTTTTGAAGGTCAATAGGTCAATTCATGCCCTTTGACattggaaaaaataattctGATAAGAAATAAAATCCATTTTTTAACAGAATGCAACACTctaaacattttataaactaatatttgtttgttttccccactttatttaaatatagaGAATAACAAAAGAAATGGATGACTTCTTATGTGATCTACGCAAAAAAGTATCTGTGTGTCTGGTAGGAGGATCGGACCAAGACAAAATTTTAGAACAGTTAGGTGGTGAAGAGGCATTGAACCATTTTGACTATTTCTTTTCTGAAAATGGTCTAGTTGCTTACAAAAAAGGGGAACTTCTAGCTAGAGCGGTAAGAACTTAATCTTGGAGTAGCTCCGTGATGTAACCACTTGATTGTTATACCATGCAGATGTATTATTTCACTCTTTTGTCTTAGTCTTTGACttttattcttaaaattaaTGATTAGCAATATCTGAGTTTGTTTAATCTGATATAGCACCCATGTCTTTAGATTCGTCTTAGCAAGGCCATGTAAAAGTATCGTGGTTGGTAATTAAAAGCCTGAATAATATTTTGGCAGGGGGGCCAAACTTACACCCTCCACAGATACAAGTACACATGGTGTTATCTCTTATTAAGTATGCAATGAAGTATGTATTTCAACAAAAGAGTATTTTCAATAAAATGGGCATTACTAGGAGTACAGaagatatatattattacacaattttcttaaagttttttatatttgttttttatttttcagaatatACAGAAGCACCTCGGAGAAGAACTTGTCCAAAGATTTATTAATTACGCCCTAGCATACTTGTCAAAATTAGAACTTCCAGTTAAAAGGTAATCCTCCCCCTCTCCAATCCGCTAAATTTTCTTTGTAATTAAGTTTTCTTATCCAAACACTGTTATGttccaaaataaaatatttcaaaatatcttttttattattcaGAGGGACTTTCATTGAATTTCGTAGTGGTCTGATCAATGTGTGCCCAGTAGGTCGAAGCTGCAGCCAGGCAGAAAGAACGCAGTTTTTCGAGTTTGACCAGGTCAGTTTGGCCGTTTATcaaaaacaattgattattgttattaaactaTACAGTAGATAGCTTTCGTATTTACACTTTAAATAAtgtatgtgtttttatttaaacaaaaaaaaaacaaatacaaagtCCAATAATAAGCAAATCAAATAAAgcacatttttatttctatcaaaagtaataataatataatatttatgttttgtatagaaaaacaaaattagggAAAATATGGTGTCGGCAATGAGGAAAGAGTTTGCAGATACTGACCTTATATTTGCTATTGGTAAGTGACAATTTAAAGATGTCATTTAAATCCCTATCTCAACCTATGTCCCCATAAATTATCAAAATGAATAACTTGTGAATAGAATGTCAAAGGtcacatatttatttaaatcagaTTTACCATAATAAAGACACCATATGTTGTATATACCAGCAGGTTATAACGTAAAACATATGTAGACATTTTTATGGTGTGTTTCAAAagacaattatatttttgtgtACATGCCTACATACAAAGGtttgaaaaatacaatacaacagttttcaaatattaaataaagttattttctTGTTACCTAATAAGTGTTTTATTTAGACTTAATATGGAAActattgtaaactatttttttaattgtctatagtttttcatttgcataatattatttttgcaGGTGGTCAAATCAGTGTAGACGTGTTCCCAAAAGGCTGGGACAAAACCTATTGTTTAAACTATATAAAGGAATATAAGACAATAAGATTCTTTGGAGATAAAACAATGCCTGTAAGTATATATATACCAAGTGAAGCTTGAACGTTTACTGACTTTTTACTGACAAATTGCATAGATTTCCTATATTACAATTTCAATATCCCAATATTGAAACATAAGAGAACAATGCAGTACCTGCTTTCAGATATGAATATTCTCATTCATCCAGGTAGTATTAATTTTAGAAAGATATCAATCGCATTTACTAGACTTAATTGTTTAGTACAACGACTATCCCGTGACGGAGTTTAGGAGCTGTTAGTATTTAAAACATCTAGGAATTTTGTTGAATTGAAAGTTCCGGATAAGTGGTGACATAAGCCTCTACCTACTTTCATTGTCTTACTTCTATTAACTAAGTGCAGATCCAAGGGGTGGAGGAGCACTAAGGTCGCACATTCCCCTCTTTTTACAGCTAAAATTACATTATGAACTACTTTTTTTCTATTTGCTTAGAACTCCATACTTTCCAAAAATCCTTGATCCACACCTGAAAACAATACTATATTCCTGGAGGAGAAACTCCTTAGAACTTAAATGTTTTTCAACCaccgttttttttaatagggAGGAAATGACCATGAGATATTTGAAGACCCTAGAACAATTGGATACACAGTGACAAGTCCagaaaatacaagaaaacaAGTAACAGAAGTTTTAAACTCTCTATAAAGGCTGCAAATATGttgcaattttaatttagtagAGGCTAATATATGTCACTAATAATTGCACATGCCTTGAATCAGGTAATAATGGTGATTAGGATCTTTCATATTTAATCAGtgctttaaatatttaataccaATTATTAAAATTCCCTGTTTACAGTTCACATACCTCTAACATTTATCACTGGTTCTACTAAAATGTCGTTATTCTGGTACCCATCTTTGTATACCTCCTATGTAGCTCTGTTTGTACTAATAGAGGTTTTTATTGCACTGAAACcgatatttgttttttgtttataaaacaaaatgtattccTTACAGCAATAAACTAGTACTAGAATTAATTGCTAAttgataaatgtttttattccattgtagtacagtattgtttttattccattgtagtacagtattgttttaatATGATTCCAGTTttagatattttatattttaaagaattaaatAAACTTCATAGCTGTTTTACAGTAAGTTTGATCCacatattaaaacaaacaaaattttaTTGAAATGGCTTCTCCTTCAAATAAGAGACAACAAGCTTAGATAcacagtactgtaatttttttttattttattttttattttatttaattttcaggcaaacatacatgacaacacagcggtgcagcaccctgaggattgccatgagtgcaaagcactatcgagatggctctccatatactgcactagaacatataagacaaacatatacacaagatgctctacatagacaaagacttattattaagtctttgggagtggagttgtaaattgtcatgagaaaaaaaccctgacatatgacaggacttgaacccaggacccttagattggtagccaagcatcataaccaccaagccacagctccactgtGGTGCTTCATCAACACACAGTATAATATGGTCTTATCtaaatatagttttattaacataaataaaaccaaaattaggatttatttttttcaaagagAAGAatctatattaaaataaatttaaaaactatttttttacaatttgtcAGTCTTTTTATTCGTTTATTAGTTGAATTTGTTGTCCAAATTGTGCCTTTTAAGTGAActgatttaaattataaacagCATTACTTGAAATGAATTACTGTATAACTTTTAACatgtttcaatttgttttaatatgtcTGTATTTATGAAGTATTAATTGTCAAAATGTACACAAAGAAGGTTCTAAGTTGAGTGTGctatttagaatattttaaataaaagaattccaaaaaaatcaaataatgtatttaattatctaGTAATCAAGTGCTCATAACCTTCATATTTTCCACAAAAATCCATTAATAACTTTCCACTTGTACTTTCAATACCATGTATGTGATTACTACTTCTTGTGTTTGTGCTGAGATATGTGTCTGAtcaaattttaattgtattaatctattaattgtattgtaaattagATTAACCAGAATTTAGCTCAGGTGTACAGTACAATTAGTGaccaaataatatatatttactgtatgtacagtagttttaaaGAAACTAATTAATAAAGATGTACAAGAATATGGTGATAAAATGTATCTTTGTTTTCTCTTTCTGTATAGTTATATCTACCTACACTattaactagtttgacaagtgtgatgtacccaaatatggttgtaatatgcccaaatacggtagtgacatgacatcatcatgtccatatattggcacatcaaatttgttgtcacataaagtttgatagtgtagacaggctTTAAAATCAGTTTTGAAACCTGTCCAGATGGAAATGATTGTAGTCAAGGGCCCCAGTGATTTGAAGGGCCCCTAGATTTTTGCATGTTATTGTTACTCAGATAGAAATGCTTTAGTCTGCAAACTCACAGTTTTGCATGAAAGGTTTTCCGAAATTTACCAGTGTAGACCAGTTGACAAACTTTGGAAAGTTGCAAAAAAGCTAGTTTGCTGAACTTGGGTCATGGACCTTCTTGACCTGATGTTTGTGAActctgtcaatcaaataacaatCTATGAGATGTTAGCGGTCATGTGATTTTGGCAGTCATGTGATCTTTCAGATAACAGTCTCTGGTAACTAATGTAGACAGGATTCATAACCTTACCCAAACGGTGGCAAACAATGGGTTTGCAAACAAAAGTTTAgttttgctagtgtagacatagGCTAAAGCTAAATGGACATGAGGATGTCTtaataactaccatatttggtcaaaCAAAAACACTTCTGAATACAACAATTACAACACTGCACTGTGTTTGGAatgaaaatttaatataaagaatgTATTTCACATTATATGTGTGATATTCTGAATGAAACACTTTACTATAAAATATATCAGTATAAAAATTggttataaaaatatttttatgaatatttattaaatgaGGCTTTTGATACggattaaaatataaatgtattctCTACAGAATAAACATACACATAGATTTATATCTTAAACAAATAAACTTGCTTACTTAGTAATGTTTAAGTTCAATACATTAGCCCTCTACCAACAGACAAAATTGAACTGGTTTTTTCCCTTTACATGTTGAAAGACAAACGTATGGTAAGTAAAAAGTCTTAATTGTGCAAAAACTTTGATCAAAAGTCAGGAATAATGTGATACACATGAATTTAGTGTAAGTCagctacaaataaaaaatataatttacttaCTATTAAGGCTGTAAAAAGCTTATTATAAAACcctgtttttttgtatttatatacataacatatattTATAACTCGTTACGACTGTTGTAAAGTGGTAGACATTTATTCTGGTAAAGGACGCCACCAGGGACACACCTCCATGGGTCATCAGTAGCTTCTTGCCAATTAGCGAGGTTTTCTTTCAGGTTTTTCAAAACATCCTGATGATCAGCATCTTTTGCGAGGTTCTTGACTTCCAGAGGATCATTATTGACATCAAATAGCTCCCATTCATCTCGATAGTAGTACTGCTGAAGAGTTTTATACCAGTTAGTCGGTTTCTTTTCTGCCGTTCTTTGCAGCGTGTCGTTGAATGTCGGGCTGACCATGATATCCAGCGCTATTGGGTAAGGAGCACCATGGTTCAGGTTGTGTATCAAACGATACTGCTGATTTCTGATCACACGCATCGGGTAATACATCGTGACCTCGTGGAGGTCATGACTGGAGAACACGGAATTCCAACCAGATGATGGCTCGGTGGTTAACAAAGGAAGCATCGACAAACCAGTTGGTTTAACCTCTTTGCTAAAAATCTTGTACTTTGGAAAGTCTACATTGAACCAATCCAGTATTGTTGGAACTAGATCAGTAGTACTGGTCAACGAGCCACTCACTTCTCCCCATCGTTCCGTATGATACGGACTGGAGATCAGCATTGGTTCCCCCATTCCTGGTTCGTAGAGATTGGTCTTGGCATTTGGAAATGGTATGCCGTTATCGGCGGAATAGATAACCAAAGTGTCATTTAAGTGTCCAGTTAACTCTAGCTGTTTCATGATTAATCCAATTCCTGgaaattacaaaacaattttttgtagGTAATTGACAAAGTAGACATGCCATAAGTTTTTTGTTATTAGATTccattgccatttatgcaaaaatagttttctttttattaatttgaagTTAAATCGCTGTCTATAATATACAGTTAACTCTCCTAATACCAGTCTCTCTGAAAATGGGAAACTCTctcaaaaccagacttttcctGATATGAGGGTGCAAGAGGTCACAAATTTGTTatcatttaaaacatattttggcTTTCTAGAAAACCAGACATCAGGCCAGTCCAagattgggagagttgacttttcttaaattaaacttttaacATTAGAAAAGAGATTATATGAAGAAAATACCTTGGTCTAATCTACTGTAAGTTGTATACTGGGCTGAGATATCTTTACGGGTCTCTGGAGTGTCTGGTAAATATGGCGGCACTGCCACATCCTCTAGGGCATAGTATGTTGGTTTCCAGTCTTCGATTGAGCCAAAACCTGATTTTGCATCACCAAATTTTTCGCAGAACTGTCCATACTTACTACCCGTGCATCGATGTGGGTCATTGAAAGCTACATACAGAAAGAAAGGTCTGAAAAACAATAGTTTTAACATATTTTAGGGCATAATGTGGCTCTGGTCTTTTTACAGACTGGAAGACATGCAGTAGTTTGTAGCTTAAAGGGCTGGCTTCTGTGGGGCTACATTTAgcctttaaaaaatgtatgcaaATTAAATCTGGAGTCGGTGATTTTAAGCAAAAAGCACTGCACCATTCAAAAAGGGGTTTCATCATTAGGAGGCTTTCCTGAATAACCAACAACATTGTACATTTTATCATAGGCTTTTATAGCAAGGCAAGAAGAGATGTCACTGTCAATGTAttctattattaaattatattttgtccAAAAAAGGTGTACTTCAACCTCAAAATTAAGATACTCAGCCAACTACTTCTATTATTGCTATTAGATTTAGATTTTTCAACCCACCCTGTATCCATTGTTAGGAACTTGTGAACTAGATTTTTAATGTTGGTGATATTTCGACCAACTTGAAGCAATGAGTACTCTTCTTCTGTCCACTCATGGTCAAACTTGTACACAGTGTCCGGTCCAATGTGCTTCTTCCCAATAATAcctttaaacatatttaaacaaaatgtgtaatattaatatttcttgataaagcaaaaaaaaaatcttagtGAAATGTGTACTAAGATTAATAATATAGGTGGTTTGAAGTTACTTATTATAGAGAGGTAAAATGAGGCCTTAAAGACTTTTGGGAGAAGAGGAGAAAGTGACGGAGGAAAGAAAGTGAGGAGAGTGGAGAAAGTGAGGAAGGTGGTAAGTGGGAGGAGTGGAGAAAGTGAGGGGAGGGGAGAAAGTGTGAGGAGAGTGGAGAAAGTAAGGAACAGACTGGGGAGAGAGGGATGATTGGCTGGTTGGTAACTTTCCCtctttttaatcaaatttaattcTTCACCTGTTCTGATACCGCTACTTTTTAACATGACCGGCAAACTCTTGACATTGTCAAAAGACTGGAAATGATGATATGAATGATGTAATCCATACTGGCCATTTTGATGTTGTGGAAGACCAGTTAAGATGGCAGATCGGCTTGGTGAGCAACTGCTGACGCTGGTGTACGCATGTTTAATGATCAAGCTTCTCTCTGCAAGTTTATTGAAATTTGGCGTCTTACATGCTGTGTTGTTGTACACTTGGGACTCAAAGCCGGCGTCATCACCTAATgaaaattgaaagaaaataaCATGGCTTTTTTGGGAAATAAATTAGTATAGGAGGAcaatacaaacatttttcatTCACGACTTGTACAGCTAgacatacataattatattattttgccatactgtataaattaattagacctaggcctagtaacatATGTTATGCGCAATTTGAACAATTTGTGCAATTGACATACAGTCcaagtattactattagtattattacttTCATATACACCACTGAGTGAGTcctatattttcatataatttttttttaaatctctcAGTCTCTCTAAACTCTAGCTACTATACTAATCTTACTTAGAccttaggcctattattatataatataggcctagtaggctagtaggcctattgttgaAAACTGATGTTATTTTTTACCAATAATAAGAAGGACGTTCCTTTGCCGTCCTTCAGAACAGATCAAACAGAAGCCAATTATAAAGAAGATGGGATGGATCACCATTTTGGTAAAAAAAACTGCTGTTTTTAACTTTACACTGTATTATTTTGTCTTTGACACACACACAGTGCACACAGTGGAGGCACAGAGTGAGAAGAAGCCCACCAATAACAAACATGTCATGTGATGTGTGTCACCTGACTGGCGGACACAGCTATCGGCACGTACGGTCATGCCGCtatgtttttaaagttttattgaCATGAATGGttcagtaaataaataaaaactacaaaTATCCATAATTAGTCTAcgaataaaatgttaatatttgcAAGCAATTATATTGAACGTGCTAGTTAAATCTTGAATAGTTAAATTTAGAGTCGTATAATCAAAACATGGTTAAACGTGCCAATAGCCAAATCTAAATCTTATTTCTACGCTCGAGATCATTTTTGCGAGCCGAGTTAATACATCCAGCACCGCCGCCGCCAGAATTGAGAGTGTGTGGGGATGATGCGCATGTAAAAAACTTTTCAAAGGTACAGTAAAGTCGTCGTTAAAAATAAGGATGGTATAAAAGTATAACGTTTTGTGTTtgtcatttaggcctactagttaCTAGGCCTATGGTGGGGAGTATACTTGTaagttgtaggcctaattagaaGGACGGCTAGCTAGCTGCCTTCTTCGCCCCTTCGTtagtttagttaggcctagggcTAAACCTAaactagcctctaggcctagctagagacctactaggcctagggcctactaACTAAGGCCCACTGCGAAACAGGTAGGGGCCGGCCTAGCCTATTTTTAGTAAGCTAATATGCCATCCACCAGACGTATGGCTTCATGAAACAAGGGACGTGGCAGCTGGA contains:
- the LOC140053817 gene encoding N-sulphoglucosamine sulphohydrolase-like yields the protein MVIHPIFFIIGFCLICSEGRQRNVLLIIGDDAGFESQVYNNTACKTPNFNKLAERSLIIKHAYTSVSSCSPSRSAILTGLPQHQNGQYGLHHSYHHFQSFDNVKSLPVMLKSSGIRTGIIGKKHIGPDTVYKFDHEWTEEEYSLLQVGRNITNIKNLVHKFLTMDTGPFFLYVAFNDPHRCTGSKYGQFCEKFGDAKSGFGSIEDWKPTYYALEDVAVPPYLPDTPETRKDISAQYTTYSRLDQGIGLIMKQLELTGHLNDTLVIYSADNGIPFPNAKTNLYEPGMGEPMLISSPYHTERWGEVSGSLTSTTDLVPTILDWFNVDFPKYKIFSKEVKPTGLSMLPLLTTEPSSGWNSVFSSHDLHEVTMYYPMRVIRNQQYRLIHNLNHGAPYPIALDIMVSPTFNDTLQRTAEKKPTNWYKTLQQYYYRDEWELFDVNNDPLEVKNLAKDADHQDVLKNLKENLANWQEATDDPWRCVPGGVLYQNKCLPLYNSRNEL
- the LOC140053875 gene encoding phosphomannomutase 2-like, encoding MTARDESVCFLFDVDGTLTAPRQRITKEMDDFLCDLRKKVSVCLVGGSDQDKILEQLGGEEALNHFDYFFSENGLVAYKKGELLARANIQKHLGEELVQRFINYALAYLSKLELPVKRGTFIEFRSGLINVCPVGRSCSQAERTQFFEFDQKNKIRENMVSAMRKEFADTDLIFAIGGQISVDVFPKGWDKTYCLNYIKEYKTIRFFGDKTMPGGNDHEIFEDPRTIGYTVTSPENTRKQVTEVLNSL